From one Planktothrix agardhii NIES-204 genomic stretch:
- the hisF gene encoding imidazole glycerol phosphate synthase cyclase subunit HisF, which produces MLAKRILPCLDVKAGRVVKGVNFVDLKDAGDPVELAAAYNDAGADELVFLDITATHEDRDIIFDVVYRTAEQVFIPLTVGGGIQNLDMIKNLLRAGADKVSINSAAVRDPDLINRASDRFGVQCIVVAIDARRRTNPDNPGWDVYVRGGRENTGIDALIWAKEVTKRGAGELLITSMDADGTQAGYDLELTRTIAESVEIPVIASGGAGTCEHIYQALTQGKAEAALLASLLHYGQLSVTEIKTYLVEHQVTVRNPDIL; this is translated from the coding sequence ATGCTTGCGAAACGAATTTTACCTTGTTTGGATGTAAAAGCAGGTCGAGTGGTAAAGGGGGTTAATTTTGTTGATTTAAAAGATGCTGGTGACCCGGTGGAATTGGCGGCGGCCTATAACGATGCTGGGGCCGATGAATTAGTATTTTTGGATATTACAGCCACCCATGAAGACCGAGATATTATTTTTGATGTCGTCTATCGCACCGCCGAACAGGTATTTATTCCCTTAACGGTGGGGGGTGGAATTCAAAACCTAGACATGATTAAAAATTTATTAAGAGCCGGAGCAGATAAAGTTAGTATTAATTCCGCCGCTGTGCGTGATCCTGACTTAATTAATCGAGCCAGCGATCGCTTTGGAGTACAATGTATTGTAGTTGCTATTGATGCCCGTCGGCGCACTAATCCCGATAATCCCGGCTGGGATGTGTATGTGCGAGGCGGTCGGGAAAATACCGGAATTGATGCTCTTATCTGGGCTAAAGAAGTCACAAAACGGGGCGCGGGGGAACTTCTAATCACCAGTATGGATGCCGATGGAACCCAGGCAGGTTATGATTTAGAACTAACGCGAACCATTGCCGAATCCGTAGAAATTCCAGTGATTGCATCGGGGGGCGCGGGGACTTGTGAGCATATTTATCAAGCCTTAACCCAAGGCAAAGCCGAAGCAGCATTGTTAGCATCCTTATTGCATTATGGTCAATTAAGCGTGACAGAAATTAAGACCTACTTAGTAGAGCATCAAGTTACCGTGAGGAATCCTGATATTTTGTAG
- a CDS encoding pentapeptide repeat-containing protein: MTGVEGLWPHNLSPNRLAVLERKLVLWLQKQPLPADIHEMALHYKTHEDLQLLTQKAASQGCHFSDLQTKVQAIISAKTDNFLELTEIAGLNPLEDFAEARLLGANLRGLILSGAKLTNAYLRGADLSDIDLTNADLKNINLGGADLSGALLSDADLSGADLHRVSLALANLSGSNLTNANLEDANLSNCNLSNANLSGACLKNADLYQAGLALTNLTGVDFTGANVKEARLWHDAGISENVKADLIKRGAIFDEKIEKIKRD; this comes from the coding sequence ATGACTGGTGTAGAAGGACTTTGGCCCCATAATCTTAGCCCAAATCGCTTGGCGGTGTTGGAGCGTAAGCTCGTACTTTGGTTACAAAAACAACCTTTACCTGCTGATATTCACGAAATGGCACTCCATTATAAAACCCATGAAGACCTACAATTGTTAACTCAAAAAGCAGCATCTCAAGGTTGTCATTTTTCAGATTTACAAACAAAAGTACAAGCTATTATATCAGCAAAAACCGATAATTTCTTAGAATTAACTGAAATTGCAGGTTTAAATCCCCTAGAAGATTTTGCCGAAGCTAGACTATTAGGAGCTAATTTAAGAGGATTAATTTTAAGTGGGGCAAAATTAACCAATGCCTACTTACGAGGGGCAGATTTAAGCGATATTGACTTAACCAATGCTGACCTAAAAAATATCAATTTAGGAGGAGCAGATTTAAGCGGAGCTTTATTAAGTGATGCGGATTTAAGTGGCGCAGATTTGCACCGGGTTAGTTTAGCTTTAGCAAATTTAAGTGGATCAAATTTAACGAATGCTAATTTAGAAGATGCTAATTTAAGTAACTGTAATTTAAGCAATGCCAATTTAAGCGGAGCTTGTCTAAAAAATGCCGACTTATATCAAGCGGGATTAGCTTTAACGAATTTAACTGGGGTAGATTTTACCGGAGCAAATGTTAAAGAAGCTCGACTCTGGCATGATGCGGGAATTTCCGAAAACGTGAAAGCAGACTTAATCAAAAGGGGAGCAATTTTCGATGAAAAGATAGAAAAGATCAAACGAGATTAA
- a CDS encoding putative ABC transporter permease protein yields the protein MNFLESIKMATTTLLANKMRSSLTMLGIIIGNASVIAMIGIGEGAQKFVNNQVNSLGPNVLFVLPGSPDSQRRPVFPPQNLVLEDAIAIAEQVPSVEQVSPSLNGSELITYRSNNASASIVGTTPEFLSVRNFDIAKGRFITDLDLKRNEQVVALGSELAQQLFGTEDPIGKSVRLRNLSLQVIGVMQPKGSSFGSNDDMNAFVPLTTMANRIVGNRSPYGTQVTFISITIDSQDNMRAAQFQVENLLRLRHKITNEDDFTVRNQKDLMNILGSIAGALTILLAATAAISLLVGGIGIMNIMLVSVSERTQEIGLRKAIGATQSDILIQFIIESVILSAAGGLIGTLIGVGGILVVGAFTPLQAGVSSVAIVTAVSISGAIGLFFGVVPAKQAAKLDPIVALRSI from the coding sequence ATGAATTTCCTAGAAAGTATCAAAATGGCAACTACAACACTATTAGCGAATAAAATGCGAAGTAGTTTAACTATGTTAGGAATTATTATTGGCAATGCCTCTGTTATTGCTATGATTGGTATTGGAGAAGGTGCTCAGAAATTTGTCAATAATCAAGTCAATTCTTTGGGGCCAAATGTTTTATTTGTGTTACCCGGAAGTCCTGACTCACAACGCCGTCCTGTGTTTCCGCCGCAAAATTTAGTCTTAGAAGATGCGATCGCGATCGCCGAACAAGTGCCTTCGGTTGAACAAGTTTCTCCTTCTTTAAATGGCAGTGAATTAATTACCTATCGCAGTAATAATGCTTCAGCTTCTATCGTGGGAACCACACCGGAATTTTTATCGGTGCGTAATTTTGATATTGCTAAAGGTCGATTTATTACGGATTTAGACTTAAAACGGAATGAACAAGTTGTGGCATTAGGATCAGAATTAGCTCAACAATTATTTGGAACTGAAGATCCGATTGGTAAGTCGGTTCGACTGCGGAATTTGAGTTTACAAGTTATTGGGGTAATGCAGCCTAAAGGCTCTAGTTTTGGCAGTAATGACGACATGAATGCCTTTGTTCCCTTAACTACAATGGCAAATCGAATTGTGGGAAATCGATCGCCCTACGGAACCCAAGTTACATTTATTTCTATTACTATTGATAGTCAAGATAATATGCGGGCGGCTCAATTTCAAGTTGAAAATTTATTGCGGTTACGTCATAAAATTACTAATGAAGATGATTTTACTGTTAGAAATCAAAAGGATTTAATGAATATTTTGGGCAGTATTGCTGGAGCTTTAACTATTTTATTGGCAGCAACCGCCGCCATTTCTCTATTAGTGGGCGGTATTGGAATTATGAATATTATGTTGGTTTCTGTCAGCGAAAGAACTCAAGAAATCGGATTAAGAAAAGCGATCGGAGCGACCCAATCAGATATTTTAATTCAGTTTATAATTGAATCTGTTATCCTATCAGCAGCAGGGGGTTTGATTGGTACATTAATTGGCGTTGGTGGCATTTTAGTTGTCGGTGCTTTCACTCCTTTACAAGCCGGAGTTTCCAGTGTTGCGATTGTAACAGCCGTTAGTATTTCTGGGGCTATTGGATTGTTTTTCGGTGTTGTTCCTGCTAAACAAGCTGCCAAACTTGACCCAATTGTAGCTTTAAGAAGTATTTAA
- a CDS encoding TPR domain protein, translating into MLDQANELFQQGILHYQNTEYQAALASWQQALHSYRNLKDRKREGAAWGNIGAVHEALLSPELAINCYQQHLDISREIQDPKGEMNALINLSNIYYNLGDYVNALEYQNQRLDLARQFSDPRTEEQTLSVLGKIYLTQEKFELAINAYQQQLILAKTNENYQSQGNAFNHLKLIYEQLEQWEQVELYTQQHKAIFREFLIENSGNILQQAENIGLDPLFDFAGMDLSHLDFNYANLHGANLEKTNLSYANLTLADLSGAILKEANLSYAILTNANLRDADLTGANLSEADVRTKMPRANLSHANLTHANLMSAYLPYANLTQANLSQANLNYADLTGVKFQGVNLTMTSFSQAELKNVWVENVDFTEAVGISKRIKSDLVQRGAIFRENED; encoded by the coding sequence ATGTTAGATCAAGCCAACGAGTTATTCCAGCAAGGGATTTTACACTATCAAAATACAGAATATCAAGCCGCTTTAGCATCTTGGCAACAAGCTCTCCACTCCTACCGAAATTTAAAGGATCGCAAACGGGAAGGCGCAGCCTGGGGGAATATAGGGGCTGTACATGAAGCCCTATTAAGTCCAGAACTGGCAATTAATTGCTATCAACAACATTTAGATATCTCCCGTGAAATTCAAGATCCCAAAGGTGAAATGAATGCCTTAATTAATCTGAGCAATATTTACTATAATTTAGGAGACTATGTTAACGCCCTCGAATACCAAAACCAACGGTTAGACCTCGCCCGTCAATTTTCAGATCCTCGCACGGAAGAACAGACATTATCTGTGTTAGGAAAAATCTATCTCACTCAAGAAAAATTTGAACTGGCAATTAACGCTTATCAACAACAATTAATCCTGGCAAAAACCAACGAAAATTATCAAAGTCAAGGCAATGCTTTTAACCATTTAAAGTTAATTTATGAACAGTTAGAACAATGGGAACAAGTTGAATTATATACTCAACAGCATAAAGCTATTTTTCGAGAATTTTTAATAGAAAATTCAGGTAATATTCTACAACAAGCCGAAAATATTGGCTTAGATCCTTTATTTGATTTTGCAGGCATGGATTTAAGTCATCTTGATTTTAATTACGCCAATTTACACGGGGCAAATTTAGAAAAAACTAACCTCAGTTATGCTAATTTAACCTTAGCAGATTTGAGCGGAGCGATTTTAAAAGAAGCTAATCTCAGTTATGCTATTTTAACTAACGCTAATTTACGCGATGCCGATTTAACAGGTGCTAACCTCAGCGAAGCCGATGTCAGAACTAAAATGCCTAGGGCTAATTTGAGTCATGCTAATTTAACCCATGCTAACTTGATGAGTGCCTATTTACCCTATGCCAACTTGACCCAAGCCAACCTCAGCCAAGCTAATCTCAACTATGCCGACCTAACCGGGGTAAAATTTCAAGGGGTGAACTTAACAATGACCAGCTTCAGTCAAGCCGAACTCAAAAATGTTTGGGTAGAAAACGTTGATTTTACCGAGGCGGTAGGTATTTCCAAGCGAATTAAATCCGATTTAGTCCAACGGGGGGCAATTTTTAGAGAGAATGAAGATTAG